A genome region from Anastrepha obliqua isolate idAnaObli1 chromosome 4, idAnaObli1_1.0, whole genome shotgun sequence includes the following:
- the LOC129245458 gene encoding UBX domain-containing protein 6 has translation MSKIKKFFSRKKEEAAFKLKLGGGMGQGRALNAAAPPPNTSSSKSGSSYVAPKRQELSSEARAAAAAALARIEKKESKDFNTSLAAIKAQAKRELEAEQKIRAEEQSVSSGASSTTTAKKNLACEGVFFRCPLIGEEILPRKEWKARIKEFLYQQMEFERALTACLIICNCNTREKADDCIQTITKYLENIHNHPDEEKYYKIRMSNKIFSEKVRYVEGALDFLLAAGFREIEIDGEPFLLWSKENVDNNYDLPTLLDALKNAETIELTLDRNIRVLMPSQARSVELPDDFYRISPEEIKREQQLRTEAIESAQVLRTKAMREREEQRNLRMYRFALIRVKFPNGIYIQGTFNVYEKIRDIFEFVQSCLIDENLEFNLVVTNGVKFTDEDMESTLYDLRLIPNIVLLFTIPHATASMAADINFLKEELLMLVQKM, from the exons AtgtctaaaatcaaaaaattcttttctcGCAAAAAGGAGGAGGCCGCATTTAAG CTTAAACTTGGCGGCGGTATGGGACAGGGTCGTGCTTTGAACGCAGCCGCTCCACCTCCGAATACTTCAAGTTCTAAATCAGGTAGCAGTTATGTCGCACCCAAACGTCAGGAACTAAGCTCTGAGGCACGtgctgcagctgctgctgcGCTTGCTcgcattgaaaaaaaagaatctaAAGATTTCAACACATCATTGGCGGCCATTAAAGCGCAGGCTAAACGTGAACTAGAAGCAGAGCAGAAAATACGAGCAGAAGAACAGAGTGTGTCTTCGGGTGCCTCAAGCACaacgacagcgaaaaaaaatttggcctGTGAAGGCGTATTCTTTCGCTGCCCGCTGATTGGAGAGGAAATCTTGCCACGAAAAGAATGGAAGGCGAGAATAAAAGAATTTCTTTATCAACAAATGGAGTTTGAACGCGCATTGACCGCATGTTTGATCATTTGTAACTGCAATACACGCGAAAAG GCTGATGACTGCATTCAAACTATCACGAAATATCTTGAAAACATACATAACCATCCTGATGAAGagaaatactataaaattaGAATGTCCAATAA aatttttagcgaGAAAGTGCGTTATGTAGAGGGAGCTTTAGACTTCTTGCTAGCAGCTGGATTTCGTGAAATCGAAATCGATGGCGAACCCTTTCTACTTTGGTCTAAGGAAAATGTTGATAATAACTATGACTTGCCTACATTGCTTGATGCACTGAAAAATGCTGAAACTATAGAATTGACATTGGATAGAAATATTAGAGTTCTTATGCCGTCACAGGCGCGTAGTGTTGAACTGCCTGATGATTTCTATCGCATATCGCCAGAGGAGATAAAACGTGAACAACAACTCCGTACCGAAGCGATTGAGAGTGCACAAGTATTGCGAACAAAGGCAATGCGCGAGCGCGAAGAACAACGTAATTTGCGTATGTATCGATTCGCATTGATTCGAGTTAAGTTCCCAAATGGGATTTACATACAG ggTACTTTTAATGTTTACGAGAAAATTAGggatatttttgaatttgtgcAGTCCTGTCTTATCGACGAAAACTTGGAATTCAATTTGGTGGTTACCAATGGCGTCAAATTCACCGACGAAGACATGGAAAGCACTTTATACGACTTGCG ACTCATTCCAAACATTGTGCTGCTCTTTACGATTCCTCACGCAACCGCCTCAATGGCAGCTGATATAAATTTTCTAAAGGAAGAGTTGCTAATGTTGGTGCAGAAGATGTGA
- the LOC129245459 gene encoding uncharacterized protein LOC129245459: MNVDSFQQSLNQSLQVLILKIEQFVGVAVQAATLLQRQFAEATRNWSSPIEFSPLQLTLLKVLLVLLLGTAALIAYSWRVYGNVITEKFVRASTLKEIEELKLSVAKLKLPKEHSPRI; the protein is encoded by the exons atgaatgtcgattcctTCCAGCAGTCGCTAAATCAATCGCTGCAAGTTCTCATATTAAAGATTGAACAATTCGTGGGAGTAGCAGTGCAAGCAGCGACATTACTTCAACGCCAATTCGCTGAGGCAACAAGAAATTGGAGTAGTCCTATTGAGTTTTCGCCACTACAGTTGACGCTATTGAAAGTTCTACTGGTGCTGCTACTGGGCACTGCTGCACTTATTGCGTATTCGTGGCGTGTTTACGGCAACGTAATTACTGAAAAATTCGTGCGGGCAA GCACACTTAAGGAAATCGAAGAGCTGAAGCTATCGGTCGCTAAATTAAAGTTACCTAAAGAACATTCACCTCGAATTTAG
- the LOC129245920 gene encoding farnesyl pyrophosphate synthase-like isoform X2 codes for MECQEIFDPRWAKWRTEIQEYMDVFPEILHTLTEVVKIEKGPIVAEWFRKVLLHNVPSSKPMYGMVAVFAYKSLIEKEQVRADKLKLAYYLGWCVELLHAAMNISDDMMDQSTTRRGQLCWYKLEEVGPTVINDVIMIESGIYEILKRNFRQLECYDELVELFRDATLKVARGQLLEYLTSKNNVNTFNVETFNTIVHYKTSCHTLYLPAACSLHLAGIKDRLSFHQCNAILVELAHFGQSLNDFLDCFGNPDETGKIGTDIETNKCSWLAVECMLRANPEQKAIMEACYGKKDPQKVERVKKLYSELNLPVAFEKYEEEACNWVKMLIQQASNGITQGAYYDLIEYCCGTLKK; via the exons ATGGAATGCCAAGAGATATTTGATCCACGCTGGGCGAAATGGCGAACGGAGATTCAAGAGTACATGGACGTTTTTCCAG AAATCTTACACACTCTCACCGAAGTagtcaaaattgaaaaagggCCTATCGTTGCAGAGTGGTTTAGAAAG GTTCTATTGCACAATGTACCAAGCTCCAAGCCGATGTACGGCATGGTCGCAGTCTTCGCATACAAGAGTCTAATCGAAAAGGAGCAGGTCAGGGCAGACAAATTAAAATTGGCATATTACCTCGGTTGGTGTGTTGAATTG CTGCATGCTGCCATGAATATTTCCGATGACATGATGGACCAAAGTACTACTCGTCGCGGCCAATTGTGTTGGTATAAATTGGAAGAGGTTGGCCCTACTGTCATAAATGATGTGATCATGATAGAATCCGGCATTTATGAAATACTCAAAAGAAATTTCCGCCAACTCGAGTGTTATGACGAACTGGTAGAGTTATTTCGTGATGCAACCCTTAAAGTAGCTCGTGGTCAGTTATTGGAATATCTAACTTCAAAGAATAATGTCAACACATTCAATGTAGAAACGTTCAATACTATAGTGCACTATAAAACTTCCTGTCACACGCTGTATCTGCCCGCAGCATGTTCTCTACATTTAGCAGG cattaaaGACCGTCTATCATTTCACCAATGTAATGCCATTCTAGTTGAATTAGCTCATTTTGGTCAATCACTCAACGACTTCCTCGATTGTTTTGGTAATCCTGATGAGACTGGCAAGATTGGTACTGACATAGAGACCAACAAGTGCTCATGGTTAGCAGTGGAGTGCATGCTACGGGCTAATCCAGAGCAAAAGGCTATTATGGAGGCATGCTATGGGAAGAAAG atcCTCAGAAAGTTGAACGTGTCAAGAAGCTCTATTCAGAATTGAACCTTCCTGTAGCCTTTGAAAAGTACGAAGAGGAAGCTTGCAACTGGGTCAAAATGCTTATTCAACAAGCATCGAACGGAATAACTCAGGGGGCTTACTATGATTTGATTGAGTATTGTTGtggaactttaaaaaaataa
- the LOC129245920 gene encoding farnesyl pyrophosphate synthase-like isoform X1, which produces MIPLMRKWSQMRWPLTIAGGGPYSRSINSIIQRQTVISPRSLTTIIGSQNIEHSTTQPVSQQKLQISTSPPSAMECQEIFDPRWAKWRTEIQEYMDVFPEILHTLTEVVKIEKGPIVAEWFRKVLLHNVPSSKPMYGMVAVFAYKSLIEKEQVRADKLKLAYYLGWCVELLHAAMNISDDMMDQSTTRRGQLCWYKLEEVGPTVINDVIMIESGIYEILKRNFRQLECYDELVELFRDATLKVARGQLLEYLTSKNNVNTFNVETFNTIVHYKTSCHTLYLPAACSLHLAGIKDRLSFHQCNAILVELAHFGQSLNDFLDCFGNPDETGKIGTDIETNKCSWLAVECMLRANPEQKAIMEACYGKKDPQKVERVKKLYSELNLPVAFEKYEEEACNWVKMLIQQASNGITQGAYYDLIEYCCGTLKK; this is translated from the exons atgattccTTTGATGCGCAAGTGGTCACAAATGCGATGGCCTTTGACAATAGCTGGTGGTGGCCCATACAGCAGAAGCATTAACAGCATAATTCAACGGCAAACGGTTATTTCCCCGCGCAGTCTAACAACAATTATTGGCTCTCAAAATATTGAGCATTCAACTACTCAACCAGTGAGCcagcaaaaattgcaaatatcaACTAG CCCCCCATCTGCAATGGAATGCCAAGAGATATTTGATCCACGCTGGGCGAAATGGCGAACGGAGATTCAAGAGTACATGGACGTTTTTCCAG AAATCTTACACACTCTCACCGAAGTagtcaaaattgaaaaagggCCTATCGTTGCAGAGTGGTTTAGAAAG GTTCTATTGCACAATGTACCAAGCTCCAAGCCGATGTACGGCATGGTCGCAGTCTTCGCATACAAGAGTCTAATCGAAAAGGAGCAGGTCAGGGCAGACAAATTAAAATTGGCATATTACCTCGGTTGGTGTGTTGAATTG CTGCATGCTGCCATGAATATTTCCGATGACATGATGGACCAAAGTACTACTCGTCGCGGCCAATTGTGTTGGTATAAATTGGAAGAGGTTGGCCCTACTGTCATAAATGATGTGATCATGATAGAATCCGGCATTTATGAAATACTCAAAAGAAATTTCCGCCAACTCGAGTGTTATGACGAACTGGTAGAGTTATTTCGTGATGCAACCCTTAAAGTAGCTCGTGGTCAGTTATTGGAATATCTAACTTCAAAGAATAATGTCAACACATTCAATGTAGAAACGTTCAATACTATAGTGCACTATAAAACTTCCTGTCACACGCTGTATCTGCCCGCAGCATGTTCTCTACATTTAGCAGG cattaaaGACCGTCTATCATTTCACCAATGTAATGCCATTCTAGTTGAATTAGCTCATTTTGGTCAATCACTCAACGACTTCCTCGATTGTTTTGGTAATCCTGATGAGACTGGCAAGATTGGTACTGACATAGAGACCAACAAGTGCTCATGGTTAGCAGTGGAGTGCATGCTACGGGCTAATCCAGAGCAAAAGGCTATTATGGAGGCATGCTATGGGAAGAAAG atcCTCAGAAAGTTGAACGTGTCAAGAAGCTCTATTCAGAATTGAACCTTCCTGTAGCCTTTGAAAAGTACGAAGAGGAAGCTTGCAACTGGGTCAAAATGCTTATTCAACAAGCATCGAACGGAATAACTCAGGGGGCTTACTATGATTTGATTGAGTATTGTTGtggaactttaaaaaaataa
- the LOC129244458 gene encoding CWF19-like protein 1 homolog produces the protein MDAKIKILVVGDVRGRFRQLFQRVDSINKKAGPFEILLCVGEFFGAKEQNDELIAYKNGNKYVPVPTYILGPCSKETVCFYDDLVDGEICSNLTYLGKRGLYTLSSGVKIVYLSGLEKPDAEKSIGDDSKIYFDKDDILSIRNSCVISKTSASDYKGVDVLLSSQWPYGIVEDSKNSSKLLSFLCKEIKPRYHFCGHNGKYYEPPPFRIPSDQLTQLELCTRFISLADVGNANKEKYIYALSLTPVEKMRVLELIQKTTNETKCPFVGINFNDVTARGEQSDNKQYFYDMQAGGDDNRKRGSGGGQRRDKRPRIMNIDQEKCWFCLSSPEVEKHLVISIGENFYLALAKGPINEFHVLIMSITHISSASLLSDDDWQELTKFKTALRDFFKSHGQVVCFTERHYKSSHLQINALGIDEGYAWKIKHAFEDKAEEFNLEFETLPPLTASQMLPQQGPYFVAELPDESTLITRQMKHFPLHFARDVFCSENLLNCEEKVNWKDCKLDKEEEIEMVKSFRKKFQQYDFTL, from the exons ATGGACGCAAAGATTAAAAT CCTTGTAGTAGGCGATGTACGCGGACGCTTCAGACAGCTTTTCCAACGCGTGGATAGCATCAACAAAAAAGCTGGTCCTTTCGAAATATTACTGTGTGTTGGTGAATTTTTTGGCGCCAAAGAGCAAAATGATGAACTGATTGCATATAAGAATGGCAATAAGTATG TGCCCGTGCCCACCTACATATTGGGTCCGTGTTCCAAGGAAACAGTCTGCTTCTACGATGACTTAGTGGATGGTGAAATATGCAGTAATTTGACATACTTGG GTAAACGCGGATTGTATACGCTCAGCTCTGGTGTAAAAATAGTCTATTTGAGTGGTTTGGAGAAGCCCGATGCAGAAAAATCGATTGGCGACGATAGTAAGATTTACTTTGACAAAGATGACATATTGTCAATACGTAACTCCTGCGTGATTAGTAAAACTTCTGCCTCCGACTATAAAGGCGTCGACGTGCTACTCAGCTCACAATGGCCTTACGGCATAGTGGAAGATAGT aaaaattcctcAAAATTGCTATCGTTTTTGTGCAAAGAAATCAAGCCACGCTACCATTTTTGTggtcataatggcaaatattACGAGCCACCACCGTTCAG AATACCCTCTGACCAGCTTACTCAATTGGAACTTTGCACCCGTTTCATTTCGTTGGCGGATGTAGGCAATGCGaacaaggaaaaatatatttatgctcTAAGTTTAACGCCTGTAGAGAAAATGCGCGTTTTGGAACTAATACAGAAGACAACAAATGAAACCAAATGTCCATTCGtgggaattaattttaatgatgtTACAGCGCGCGGCGAg CAATCGGACAACAAGCAATATTTCTATGATATGCAGGCAGGCGGTGACGATAATCGCAAGCGAGGCAGCGGCGGAGGTCAACGCCGTGATAAACGTCCAAGAATTATGAATATCGATCAAG aaaaatgTTGGTTCTGCTTATCCTCGCCCGAAGTGGAAAAGCATTTAGTCATATCGATTGGGGAGAATTTCTATTTAGCTTTAGCAAAAGGCCCAATCAATGAGTTTCACGTGCTTATTATGTCTATCACGCACATTTCCTCTGCATCATTGCTCTCCGACGACGACTGGCAGGaattaactaaatttaaaacagCACTGCGTGACTTTTTCAAATCGCATGGGCAGGTTGTTTGCTTTACCGAGCGTCACTACAAGTCATCTCATTTGCAAATTAATGCATTGGGTATTGATGAAGGATACGCATGGAAGATCAAGCATGCTTTTGAA GACAAAGCTGAAGAATTCAATTTGGAGTTCGAAACACTGCCTCCGCTTACTGCATCGCAAATGTTGCCACAGCAAGGTCCCTATTTCGTAGCGGAGTTGCCTGATGAGAGTACATTAATAACGCGCCAAATGAAACATTTCCCACTGCATTTTGCGCG cgATGTCTTTTGTTCCGAAAATTTACTGAACTGCGAAGAAAAGGTTAATTGGAAAGATTGTAAACTAGATAAAGAGGAAGAGATTGAAATGGTGAAAAGTTTTCGGAAAAAGTTTCAACAATATGACTTTACACTGTAA